The window AAGCTTCAACCACTATTTAGGAACAAGGATTAAAGCAACTAAGATAGGCCTAACTCTAACCCCAAAAATGTACCAACAATATTTAGGTCTAGGTACAGAACAAAAAGATGAAGAGTTTATATTGTAGGaataagttaaaaaaaaaatgttggccAACTGTCTGAAATCAGATGTTTAAAGGAACAGTAACACTGTTGCAGAGATGCTGCTGTGGTGAAACTCGACTTTAGTGAAGACCGTCCTGCTAAAGCCCCACGTCACACAGTGGAAAAAACTCCTGCACCAcaaatctctccctctgtggtaTGAGTCTGCCAGATTTACACATCCTTTTGTTCTTTATTTGTATGTGGCAAAGTGCAAGAAAGAAGTCCTTggttgtttgattgtattttgggATTTCAAACTCGTAACACAATGTTGACCTTGTACTTCACTTGAGAAGCTTCATATTAAAAGCTTGTTCGCTCTTCACTTCCTTGGATAGTCAGTTGCTTGATGTCAAGTGCttgttctctctgtgttcacatctTCATCTCACCTCCTTCCCTTAAGCCTTTTACAGATGTCGCATCTGAATACCATACACCCATAGAAAAGACCATATCCCATCCCTCCCCTAAGTAAGTTGGTCTTCCATGTCACTCTGGATCTTCCTATGCAGGGTTTACCTAAACCTAGCCCTCTTTGCCAACTAATCTAATCTATAATGCCTCTATTCAGGAAAAAAGGATTGCAGATGGACGATTTCAATTGCATCTCCGTTCTGGGAAGAGGACACTTTGGAAAGGTAAATCTCTGTGCTGAGATGTAATTCTTCATGGATACCACATTGGATGGGATATCTCATAAAAGATATGTGGTGGGTCATCCAATTCAGGGTCCTCGGAGAATGAAGTGCACATTTCATGTGCAAAGGTTGCTGGGTATAATTATATTAGAAGCTTAGTGTCCAAGTTTTAATAACTGGTCAGATTAACAAAGTAATGGTCAGATAACAAATTAAGTGTGCGTTTTTGTCCCAAGGTCCTGCTGGCACAGTATAAGAAGTCTGGGCAAATATTCGCCATAAAAGCACTGAAGAAAGGTGATGTGGTGACACGTGATGAAGTGgaaaggtgagagaggctgatgAGTTGATTTAAAAATACTGCTGCGGCAACAACCTGCATGGAGCAGAACCAACACAGCCCTAATTAAGCAAGTCTATAacataacatttttatttttttaagatggcttgctctctctctatgtgtgtctgtgtgtgcatgagtgtcgTTAATCAGTCTTATGTGTGAGAAGAGGATTTTTGAGacaatcaaccaatcagaccatcCCTTCCTGGTGAATCTGCATGGCAGCTTCCAGACAGTGGAACACTTTTGCTTTGTGATGGACTATTCACCTGGGGGCGACCTAATGACTCACATACACGCAAACATCTTCACCGAGAAACAGACCCGGTAAAAACTTTCACGCACAAGGTCCTTGAGTGGCATACATTTCAAGCCCTGCAATACTATAACAACCATACAGTTACTAATGTAACACTTCaattccattcaagaacttgacTGTCTGAAGAGTGCATGCATGTTTATTGTGTAGGTTCTATGCTTCCTGTGTGCTTCTCGGACTGGAGTTCCTTCATCAGAACAAAATAGTTTACCGGTGAGTTCAAAGGTCACTAGCCCAGCTAACCAGACTGACCATTCCATTAACATTTAGTCTCACATCAGTAAACTTGACAGTCTTGTGCTGCTGTGATTGTAAACCTTTTTAGCCTAGGGGTGTTGCTACTGTAGTAAGTATCCTAATTAAAAATGGGGATTGAATCAACCTCCCCAAAATCTGAACAAATCTAAACCAACAAGTCTGAAATAGACCCAACCCGTTTAATATTGGAGGATGATTATTTTTAAAAGTTGATATAATCACATTATTAATCGCCAGGCAAGGAAATTTGCTATTTGGAAAATTCCTACACCACATAGTGGATAATTTCATTGCAAGGTGCAATTTAATAAATGTAATTGAAAGTTGTTTTAATTAAGGGTCCATTGTGCTGCAACATCACCAATTTTGAACTAGAGGCTAAATACCAGTAGCAGTAGATGCATAACTGTTTTAAGTGGAAGGCCAAATGAATCTATGAATTGTTACTCTTTCAGTGATTTGAAGCTTGACAACCTGCTAATGGATGCAGATGGCTTTGTAAAAATAGCAGACTTTGGGTTGTGCAAAGAAGGTAAGTAAGTTTTGACAACATGCCATTTACTTGGGTGTGACTTTTAATCAATATCAGGGTTGTCCATAAATCATTAAGCATGGTAAAATGTCCATACTCAGTGTTGGGCAAGCTACTTGGAAAATGTAGTGATTTAAGATACCAGTTACATTAAATGAAGCTTCGCTACACTGAAGCTACCCACCAGGGAAATGTAGCAAGCCAAGCTACAGCAACATGGCAAGAGTAGTTTACAACATATGAGCGAAGTTTAGTTACGGCATTGGCACTTCGGCACTCATTATGCTCATTAACTACACCCGTGTTGGCCTGCTTCAAGTCTTGATATTTCTGTGTATCTGAATGCAGGTATGGGCCACGGGGATTACACTTCCACCTTCTGTGGCACACCTGAGTTTCTAGCTCCGGAGGTGTTAACAGAAAATAACTACACGCGCTCTGTGGACTGGTGGGGTCTGGGAGTGCTCATTTATGAAATGCTGGTGGGGGAGGTAAGTTCTATAATGTGTTGACCCGAAGGTACAGTGCCTATAGAAAGTCTATTTCGCCGTTACATATACTTTTTGAATTTGCTTGCTATAACAGAACAAATATTAATGATGAATATTATGGTTATACATAAGTTATCTATGATGCATTTCTTTACCTCTGTTTTCTTGTCACTGACAGTCTCCTTTTCCTGGTGATGACGAAGAGGAGGTGTTTGACAGCATTGTGAATGATGAAGTTCGCTATCCTAGATTCCTATCACCTGAATCTGTGTCCATCATCCAAAAGGTAAGATAGTGTGTTGCACTGACGTAGTCTGTTGTCTTGAATTAAAGAATGGCAGAGTAAGATCAGTTTCATCAATGGCAGTGCATAGGACAATGGTATTGAAGTGAAAATTCTGTTGAGTAAATCTAGGTAAGTTAATAGTTAAAAATTAACTAGCATTTCAAGTGTGtatattaaattaaataaaacgTTTGAATTGATGCCACTTAACAGAAGTCTGTAGATGGAATCATATAAGTAGAGTGGTTGAATATCCTTTGCCTGGATAATGACTCGCAATTTCCCGTTGCTGTAGCTGCTACAAAAGAACCCTGAGAGAAGACTAGGAGCAGGAGAACAGGATTCTAACGAGGTCAAGAGACACAGGTTCTTCCAGGTAAACACTCACTGTTTGGTGGTCATTCCATCTCTTTTTTAAAAAAAGCTAATCATTTTCCTTGTATATCAGTCAAAAGAGAAGAACCGGTGTTGCATGTAACCTTAGCGACTGGGTTGGCTACTGGTATTTCTTTTAATTTGAAGTACACATTTTGGGGAAAGGAATGCCATCGGTTGTTTTAGCAAACTGTTtcaatgtttaatgttttcttCTTGCTGAATGTACAGTATTTTTTCTTTTGCAGGGTGTTGTCTGGGAGGCTCTGCTAGCCAAAAAGGTGAAACCGCCGTTCATACCCTCGATTAAAGCACCAACAGATGTCAGTAACTTTGACAAAGAGTTCACATCTCTCAGACCTGTACTTACCCCTCCCCAAACACCTTACTTCCTAACTGCCAAGCAGAATGATATCTTTGCTGATTTTGACTTCTGCTCAAAGCATTTAGTGTAAAGCTATTTTGAATGGTTTCCCTTGGCAACATAAGCACTGTTGCTCTATTGTTTTGCCCCTATCTTTGCAAAGTCAAGCCCCCGTGTACACTGTCTGGTGTACTCACACATTCATTGGCATCCTACCCTCACTCTGCCTACAACATCTGTGCATACTAATGAGACATTGGTCTGTTACTttcactttgagaaccactgttctTAGCTAAATTGATTTCTTGTTCTTCTGTTAACTACAGTAGGTGGTCTTGTTTGTCTCTTCCTTGTTCAAATGTTTGTTATTGATTTGTCATCCATTGTTTGTCAAATTTAAGAATGAAAAGCTTTGTTTTATTACACATTTAAATGCATTTTTCTTGTGGGATTGAATTTGGGTTCAGTCGAATGTACTTTTTATTATATTACCATATTCTAATTTTGTCAGTAAACATCGCTAAAATACAAGGTCTTTATCTCAAAGATAAATTATATGAAATGTTAAATATATGATCAAAGCTTGCTTTACATTCCTTTTACAGTAATGAATAGGATTTCATTTACCAGAGTAGATTTGGTGAACAATTATTGTTTAAGTTGAATTGGAAGTTGATATGCATGATACACATGAAGAAAAATTTAAATTAATAAAGCAATATTTGACTAAAATTTTAGTGACGTTTAATAAATATTgcatttaatacatttattgGAGGAAACACTGCAAAGTAGAAAACATATAGAACCAAGGAATGTTGCATAAATATTGAAAATTAAGTCAACTGAACAAACAATCATGTAAAATTGCATTTCAAAATCCTAATATAACAatttacagttacaaaataaatAACTTTAAAAATAAGGATTTACAATTATTGCTCTCTGATAGTCACTATATTCCACAGCAGAAAATGTAAAAGGAATACACAAGACAGCCCTCCTTGTTCTCAAGTTCACCTCATCTAACAGTACTTAAGTGCTCACAGTATACACAACaactttaaaaatgtaaaactgACTTTCTTTTATAAAACAAATTGACAGTTGAAGTTAATTTAGAACtataaatataaatgtttacaaaaataATCTCAGTAATCCCAGTGACTATCTACTAGACATGGTATTTGCTATTACCCGACTTGTTTTAAAAATGATTCACTCTATATAAATATCTTAATGCTTCAGTACCATTCAATAAGAAACAGTTACCTATTTAGCATTTCACAATGATCCACAGAAGCTCACAAAATGTTGATATGTTAAAACAAAGTGTATTTCTTGATTGTAAACACCTCATACCCCTTTCACAAAAAGAATGGGTGTTGTACCATACCAGTGTTTTTTTACCGTTATTAGGTTAATAGTATGAAACGAGTACACATTAATAATTTGGCTCGAATGTTTTCCTCTGGAAATGCATCATTGAGCTGTGGTGGGGCCTAAACTAAGCCTGCATTATTGTACAGATAAGTACACGTAATTTAGTGATTAGACAATAACACTACTTACAAGAAACACAACATAAAACAGGAATGTGCTTTGGAAAACAGTACAGAGCAGTATAATTGATCAAtgtttgttctttgttgattttCAGTATCAGCACAACTAAAGAAACTAAGAGGTTCCTTAGTAGATACAGTCTACCTTTGTAACATGTAGTGTGGTATGTGGTTGATTATAATACAGCTGGAGATCAAAAGTGAATTGAGTGCATTTGTTCCTGTCAGACAATACAATGTTTTCTATTCATTCCCAGTAGGCAAGATGATGAGCTGGAAAATACTGCTCACTTTAGTATGGTCCATGATAATCAGCATTTAAAACCTGGTAAAGGTGCATTTTGGTCTTTTATACTTGTCAGGCTAGAGAACAATGTGGGGAGGAGTATAAAAGTCTTGAGACAAGACAATAGGATATGACTAGGATTATGATTGTGCTGGTCGAGTTTCCCACAGCTGCCCATCCAGTTCCACTGAAGTCATGAGACTCACCTATAGAAATGCCCAGCATAGGGCTCTACTCCAATGAGTCTAAAAAGCATTGAGTctataaaaaacacacaaaagaacTAGCTTCATCCCATGGCTAAGGAACCAATACCAGATAAACATTTTCACTTTTCTCCTGTATCATCATAAAGGTAAGTCTGCACATGCTTTACTTGCTATCAATCTATACATGTACCAGTCCCCTTGACCTTTTTTGTTGGTATTTCTCTGGTCTACTTATATAATTATGTAACAAGTTTGCAATTCAATTGCACTGCTATTTTAAAATATTTGTACATTAGAACTAATGGAATAGCACAAGGAAACATGGAATGGTATAATGTAATCATTCCCCATAACGTCTGTGTTTCTGAAACATTTTCGTTTGTTGGGGTCAGGGTGCATATCAAAATCACATCTATTTCCAATAGAGACACTGTTCtgtaaacattgtaaattaTTTGACAAATATAATAAATACCACGTCTACTGTAGGTATGTAGACGTAGGACAAACTATGAGCTAAATGGGGTCGTTTCCCTCCCTGAAGTACACCTGCTCCCACACGACAGTCCCCCAGCCACAAAAGAATCCCCACAAGTTGCGCAATGCACCACGGTCAAAGGGGTTCTCATCAATCCCACAGTGTTTGAGGTAAGAGATGCGGTGGCGTGACATGAACTCCCAAGTGGTGGTGTTAAGAGAGACAAGATAGAGGTGGGAGCCGAGGAGGAGCAACACTGTCAGGGAGAGGACAGCCTCCATCACAGCCGCCCCCAATAGCACTCCGTTAGCATGTAACCACAGCTGCCAGGTGGGGGCAAACATGAACCCTGACCTGAAGAAgcaaaatatattattattatagtaaTTATAGTAGTCATATGATATATGACTACATTGTCAACTACATTAATCACATAATGCATGTCCATATCAGTGCCGTATGAGCAACATTATGGAACCACTGGAGTGAATGACTTGTAAGTGTAACTCCGTCCAAACAATGGCAATAGTACTCACCATGCCATATGTAGACCCCACATCAGAACAAGCAACTGGACAGCCAGGTAGAGCACAAACCAGCGATGGTTCCTTTCCCCAACACAATTTTCTATCCAGGGGCAGTGGTGGTCATAGCGACGGACGCAATGCTGACAGGTCTGACAATGCTTGGATCTCATTGGCTGCTGCTCAACAACAGAAGGAGAAGCCGGTTATTGTCAATCAGTCAGGTTTGCCATGTTCATGTTTTAATAACTTTAAATATTTGTCTTAGACATGTCCATGCTATCATGTCCATACTTACCTGAAGTAAGCAATGTCCACAGCGACGTTGTCTAAGTGATTTTGTAGTTGGTGGAATCATATTATCTTGCTCTTCAGTAATGCCAAGAGTGAACTGACAATAGAATGCAGGACAGGTGCATGTCAGTCATATGAACCTTTAACACCGGGTGTGTTGACAGTACATTCAATGCAAAACACATCACTTTGACATTAATTACAGACTGAATAATAGCATAATACATGTCTAACTCACTAGCAAATCGCGGTCATCAGATAGCACAAAGCCGGGGTCCATCAGTGACACTGTAAAATACAGCAACACTGACAAGAGAACCAGAAGGACGAAGAGTACAGGTTGTATTAGGTGCCCTGACTCTTCTTGTTTTCGGAGATCTGCAACATAATGAGTAGCAAATATTATTACAAATATTACTAGACGACGACTTTGCCCGAGAGTTGCAAAAATTCAAGTCTTTTACACACAGAATGGACGTTGTTTTGTATGCAGTGACAACTTAAAGCAACATTAGCTAGAGTATCATACACTAGCACAATAACTATTCTAGATAGAAAATACTTAATACAGTAACTGTAGTCTAATAATTTGTTGGAAACCTCAAACTGACCCTAATTAGGGTCAGTTTCCGGAGACGATTTTCTCATTAATATCTAAGCTTCGTCCATGCAAATCCATTTAAGTAACTGGTTAGCTATAACGTTACCTGTATCATGTAGGAATAGAATTAACGTTATCACCCATGTTAGGATAATGTGCGCAGTCCTTACAAGAAATCCTGACCCAAACACATTTTTGAACATAGCTATCGGCTACATTGACTTGTCCAGCACACGAGTATCGCTAGCTGACACATCGCCTAACCAGATCGGTCAAATTGCAACACCATGTACAACATAGCTGCTAAGCGAGCTGGAGTGTGCTTCCGTGTGTGTCGTGAACATGCTAGCCTACGTGTCGAACAAGACGTCCTAAACGGAAAGACAGATACAAATTTCTACTCcttcagttagctagctgcTAACGAGTTATTGTTGATATGGCGACTGGTAACCAACCATTGGGTTGAAACCAATGCTTTGGACTGGTTCAGACAACGAACCAATGTGCATGCAGATATTTCGTCACGTTTCAGTGAAACTTTCACAATAAGGCAACAGCGCCACGCTCTCAAACAAGTGAATAAAAGAAGATGAAACAATAGTTAAAAAATACGTAGCAGCATAAATCTTTCCTGTATTTTAGTTATTACTAGTGCACGTCCGTGATGCAGTCGGCGATTAacatatgacacacacacagctttctgGAACTATAGATAGAACTATAGATagaactatagatagtgcacagtgcctgtgatgaagtaggtgacacacacacacagcttcctaaaatgatagatagggcacagtaaAGATGCAGTAAGATGTGGGTGACACACAGATATCTGGATTTATAGATAAATAGttcagtgcccgtgatgcagcaaatgatgacagttcttcaGGTTTGGTACTgacatttctcagatcacaactACAATTCTCAAAATAGgctacttgttcaacctccacatcatagTCACTTATGATATCATAAAAGCAAAATCTCATTCTGGTgaatatttttacatttacataaatcatATGTGGAAAGTTTCTTAACCCTATGATGATGTTGTAAGTGAAAGCACTGGTTCATAAGTTTAACTGttaattttgtttgtttcttgcTCCTCAACTACTATGACAAAGAATAGAGAACTGTATGGATTCGTTTGAACTTGACTGAACTACAATAAAGACCATTGCTTTATTGCTTCGATACTGTCAGTCATTTTCATGTTTTATGATAGAAACCATGAAGTcagagggaagagacagagagacactccCTTGTCGTATAACTCTAAAATCCTTGATAAGGGGTCCAAAGGACAGAACTTACCTGGACTAACAAGAGTAGGATTTGAAAAGAGAGACACTTTTACCTCAACGGTAAACTTACATTTGGTTCTAGCAACGGCAACACGATGGCAAAAATCTACTTTCAATTGTTATTACTTGGTGTAACACTTTGTATGACTTCAGCTGAAAGTAAGTttattaaacttttttttcattgTCTGGAGTACCTTGTGGCTTTGCTTTCATTGTGTTATTGTAATAGTAAGATTTTAAAATTAAATGTTTAATTTCTTACTTTCAGATTTTGTCATCTTAGAATGCTTACATAGATACAAAACATGATCaattatatatttgttttgtcATATTTAGTATGATGTCATAATTCTGTGTTTGATTACCCAGTTgttattttgtttgtgttttgctaTTTGGGTGAATGTATGGAGGACTGATGTGTCAAACAGGTGCAGAAGGCTACTTTTAGAACAAAGACCACAAAAAAAGCTTAGGATGTTAACATTTGTATCTAGTAAACCATGCCTGAATGACCTCTGTCACTCCTATGATGCTGACTAACAGCCATTTTTCTCTTAGACCCAAACTGCAGTAAGCAAATGGAAGAAGGGACCGGCGAACAGTCTAAACTGCAGTACTTCTATGACCACAGTACTGGATTATGCATGCCTTTCTTCTACAAAGGACAGGGAGGGAATGACAACCGATTTCACAACGACAGAGACTGCATGGAGTCTTGCTCCTCCAAGTACAATGATCTGTACCCAGCTTCAGGTAGGCAGACACCTAGCCATGCCCGTGGCCATTTTGTGAGAAGTGAGGTTTAATGAGTAAGAAGGCGGGAAGGAAGTTAACGTACCAAACTTCTCGCATTTTAGATTTTGACCTGTACATTGATttatgttttttgtttgcagTAAATGATAAAGGAAattgtaaactaaactcaaTGTTTTACCAAGATTGTTTTTAAAATTAATATCATACTATTTAACTAAAGTCTTAGTTGAGAACTATTTTTTCTTTTGCCGCAAAATTGTTTGTTCATTTATAAACCTTTGTATGAGGTTCACTTATAATTTTAAATTAAGGCATTACAGTTGCACTTATTTACAGTTTCCCACACCGTTTATATATTTCAAGTACTGGTCAATGTCAATTTAATCTACATGTTTCCTGTTCTTCCTTTTCTCCCAGATGCTGTATGTAACCTAGTAGTAGACCAAGGCAGCTGCTTCGGCATGCTCCTGAGGTACCACTATAGCCAAGAGGAGAAGAACTGTCGTCTATTCATCTACGGAGGCTGCCAGGGCAATGGAAACCGCTTTGAGACCAGAGAGGATTGCCAGAGTATCTGCATGGGTTGGTTACCAATATTTGTCATATAGTGTGTATATTACTATATGACAATATACTAATATATGATATTAGCATATAAGCATATTAAGAATGTACTgaaaaaaatatgtaaatgaCTAATAGAGTACTGTGAGGTAAACAAAAGGGGTTTTGgtgtattttgaatgttaagtaaACAAATGTATTGAGGTATTTGCAATGAAAAAATTGCAATCTTTCCAATTAAGTTATTCTGCATAAGTCACCCATTTCGCACAATTCCCTGCTGTACCAGGGCTGTCCAACCGGAAACCCACATCATAgccctccaggaacagggttgggcaACTGCAATAAACCCACATTATTCAGCCCCTTCCCCCTGGCCATGCAGTTGCTCAGTTGTGCAGTTCCTGTTTAATCCACAAGAAGTCTCACCATGACCACGGATAACATTTTCCTGTCTGTACTAATTGAAATGAGGTGTCCTCTTTCTCTACAGCACGAGCAGGAAGGATTGGGGCTGGGGAAATCCCTAACCCAGATCAGGCCACCACTGATGCAGGTATGAAATGGTTGAACATACAAATGTGATTGGGTTCAATGATATAATTTGATACATTTGGTTAGTTTAAATTGTTctcaagggttagggttatatgtGAATTTGAACATTTAATTATTTTTGAAATCTTAATCCTTGCTTTTGTTTTTGCTTTGTCTCAGGCTTGATTGTGGGAATTCTGGGAGGAGTAGTTTTCACAGTGGCTGTGATCGCTTCTATTGTTCTTGTTGTCAAACAAAAGTAAGAAAAGTAGATGTTTTAGTAATATTTAAAGGGTTAAAGCATTTAAgaaaggaagggaagggaaCTCACATTTGCTTTTATACTGTATGCAATCTACAATACAGGAACAGATACAGATTTGGTAATCAATTGGTTTGAATGTAATTTAATAGTAACTCTTGACACTCAGATGACAGAGTAAAAAAATAACCAGAcaaccttctctcctttctaggaaagagaaagacaacagAGGAAAGAGACAGCCAGTGCCGGACATTGAAATGAACTAGAGAATAATTTTTACATGCTATCACCAATCTCTTTGGTATTTCTAAACTTTGTCAAGACAGTTTTTGTTTATTATGAATACAAATATGACATGCCGGTTTTGAAGGAAATTATTTATACACTGTACTGTTAAGACTATGAGCCAAATTAAGAGCATAGATCTATGTTTAACTTATAAACTAGACATAAAAGATTTTGTACATGCTGATGTTTTGAAGTTGAAACTGGTGTCTGGAAGCAATGGATTGAAATGTAGCATAAACATATTGATACCATTTGGAAATGACATGATACACATACTTAATTGTCAGTATATTAATGGATGGATTTATTTCTGATCTGGTCTGTACTGTACAAAGGACAAAAGTAAATATGTTTTTCGAAACTTGACTATAATCTTTTTcatataggcctataaatagttCAGGTGTTCCTCGGTCGGTTGTCGGTGTTGAAACGAGCCGCAAAAGTTATAGGacaagaacactattccttcCACTTTAGCCTCTTCGGTTGGTTTCTTGAGGCATGGATATAGTGAGGCGCAAACGAGCATACAAGTTTAGCCTCCTCGGTCAGTTGTGGGTTGTCTGTAGTTCCAGGAATCAGTGTTTGTgtcagtggcgattttagactctttttaggggtgctcaagcacacctAAATGTAATCCCAGCatccctaaaaataataataaaacattaaaaaaattgaattattatgaattattattatcttaaataAGTTTTCGTGCTCTAATGTAAGAGTTTGCAAAAGTGTctgttacattttagtcatttagcagacgctcttatccagagcgacttacaataagtacaggacattcccccgaggcaagtagggtgaagtgccttgcccaaggacacaacgtcatttgacacagctgggaatcgaactggcaaccttcagattactagcccgattccctaaccgctcagccacctgattccctcTGTCTGTTAGTGACAGATGACAATAACAATAAcaggttcaaagggctttaaacAGGTTTAATATCCAGTGTTGCCATGCACCtttcagaagaggagagaagaagtagGTAGTTAATTTCATGACGcagatgtcacattctcattgggggctgagcccccctaaaggtctgatcctagaatcgcccctggtttgtgtgtttcaccGACATCTTcatcaccgactgcatcacaggcacttagCACTAGTTAGTATGAATCTTATTAAATTAAAATGGTAAGGCAGAAATTAATTAGGCAATTGATTAACAAATTGGGAAATATAAAATATTGCTAGAAATATTAcatgaataaaataaacaatAGCCTTTACACTTCATACAATGGTCCTCCATAATGATGATTGACctaccgaggtgaagttagtttcatattcgacattcaacATTCGTCTCGGAAAACGCTAGTTTGCAGCGTCGCTTTAGGGACCGGGTTTAAACTATAGTCATAAAATATTATGACTATTATAATATTTCTATGAATATAAAATCTCAAATGGACACCTGagtattctaacaatgtctggtatacttccacatcctttacttCTTCAATTACGtttgaaatatatataaaatcgCTAAtaccttaaaatagcatgaaatccttgttAATCTTAACAACTTTTTAAAATTTGTGttaaaaaatctcaaattgacaccatattattctaataaagtctggcctacttccacaccctttactttttaaattacGTTGATTTtttaatgatagaaaatcgctaatctctgaaaatagcatgaaatcctcgctaaacgTAATCACTCTTTCAAATCTGTACTGAAaagtctcaaatatacaccatatta of the Osmerus eperlanus chromosome 14, fOsmEpe2.1, whole genome shotgun sequence genome contains:
- the zdhhc12b gene encoding palmitoyltransferase ZDHHC12-B, with amino-acid sequence MFKNVFGSGFLVRTAHIILTWVITLILFLHDTDLRKQEESGHLIQPVLFVLLVLLSVLLYFTVSLMDPGFVLSDDRDLLFTLGITEEQDNMIPPTTKSLRQRRCGHCLLQQPMRSKHCQTCQHCVRRYDHHCPWIENCVGERNHRWFVLYLAVQLLVLMWGLHMAWSGFMFAPTWQLWLHANGVLLGAAVMEAVLSLTVLLLLGSHLYLVSLNTTTWEFMSRHRISYLKHCGIDENPFDRGALRNLWGFFCGWGTVVWEQVYFREGNDPI
- the wu:fb59d01 gene encoding boophilin-H2 translates to MAKIYFQLLLLGVTLCMTSAENPNCSKQMEEGTGEQSKLQYFYDHSTGLCMPFFYKGQGGNDNRFHNDRDCMESCSSKYNDLYPASDAVCNLVVDQGSCFGMLLRYHYSQEEKNCRLFIYGGCQGNGNRFETREDCQSICMARAGRIGAGEIPNPDQATTDAGLIVGILGGVVFTVAVIASIVLVVKQKKEKDNRGKRQPVPDIEMN